One Deinococcus ruber DNA window includes the following coding sequences:
- the yjjX gene encoding inosine/xanthosine triphosphatase: protein MTLLTIAAGTLNPAKLRPVEQVFEQLWPGSRVQGVQAASGVPEQPIGVQETMRGAVQRARAARAAVAGASYGVGLEGGVRFDMGTSAEGGGCWLFGVVAVTDGTRLEVGRSAELRLPPVVASRLHDGEELGPIMDELSGQQNIKQKAGTVGLLTGGLLSRADVWQMALTLTLAPFLHAELYQGQQTFSSDTELT, encoded by the coding sequence ATGACACTTCTGACGATTGCCGCAGGCACCCTCAACCCCGCCAAACTCCGGCCCGTAGAACAGGTCTTTGAGCAGCTGTGGCCCGGCTCGCGGGTACAGGGCGTGCAGGCGGCGTCGGGCGTGCCAGAGCAGCCGATCGGTGTGCAGGAAACCATGCGCGGCGCGGTGCAGCGGGCGCGGGCGGCCCGTGCAGCAGTGGCAGGCGCGAGCTACGGCGTGGGGCTGGAAGGCGGCGTGCGCTTTGATATGGGCACCAGCGCAGAGGGTGGCGGGTGCTGGCTGTTCGGCGTCGTGGCAGTCACAGACGGCACGCGGCTGGAGGTGGGCCGCAGCGCCGAACTGCGTCTGCCCCCGGTGGTGGCGTCGCGCCTGCACGACGGAGAGGAACTGGGGCCGATCATGGACGAATTGAGCGGGCAGCAGAACATCAAGCAGAAGGCCGGAACGGTGGGCCTGCTCACGGGTGGCCTGCTCAGCCGCGCCGACGTGTGGCAGATGGCGCTGACCCTGACGCTGGCTCCGTTTCTGCACGCCGAGCTGTATCAGGGGCAGCAGACCTTTTCATCTGATACAGAATTGACTTGA
- a CDS encoding UbiX family flavin prenyltransferase — translation MRLVVGVSGGSGIPYALNVLQALHTLDVETHLVVSSGARRVMSAEGGPQETELRALATHVHDDRDLAASIASGSYRTGGMLVVPCSAGTLAKIAGGFADNLLSRAAHVTLKERRRLVLALREDPLPRPMLENMLRAHDAGATVMTASPGFYHAPKTVDELLHFVTARMLDQFGLDVPGFQRWKEPT, via the coding sequence ATGCGGCTGGTCGTGGGGGTGTCGGGCGGCAGCGGCATTCCGTATGCGCTGAATGTGCTTCAGGCGCTGCACACCCTGGATGTGGAAACGCATCTGGTGGTGTCGAGCGGCGCGAGGCGGGTCATGAGTGCCGAGGGCGGGCCGCAGGAAACCGAGCTGCGGGCACTGGCGACCCACGTTCACGATGACCGCGATCTTGCTGCCAGCATCGCCAGCGGGTCGTACCGCACGGGCGGCATGCTGGTGGTGCCGTGCAGCGCCGGAACCCTCGCCAAGATCGCCGGGGGCTTTGCCGACAACCTGCTGAGCCGCGCCGCCCACGTCACCCTCAAGGAGCGGCGGCGGCTGGTGCTGGCCCTGCGCGAAGACCCGCTGCCGCGCCCGATGCTCGAAAACATGCTGCGGGCGCACGACGCCGGGGCCACCGTCATGACCGCCAGCCCCGGTTTTTATCACGCGCCCAAAACGGTAGACGAGCTGCTGCATTTCGTGACCGCCCGCATGCTCGATCAGTTCGGGCTGGACGTGCCGGGCTTTCAGCGCTGGAAGGAACCGACTTGA
- a CDS encoding 4-(cytidine 5'-diphospho)-2-C-methyl-D-erythritol kinase, with protein MPSTLRRFAPAKINLGLSVLGLLPGGYHALHTLMVPLDVGDELEVSPADTLSLRVQGADLPTDAGNLVYRAARAYLDAAGEGAGADIVLHKRLPLASGLGGGSSDAASTLLALAELYPAAVDLHALATALGADVPFFLHSGPALAEGIGERLTPMTLPPLHLVLINPGTAVSAADAYRWLDETQQFTPPLDVPGIGTALATGQPLPYFNALQAGVAARHPEIGAALAALSAAGLHSPLMSGSGSTCFALAHTRAQAQETAAELQNSHPDSWIRAAGML; from the coding sequence ATGCCCTCCACGCTGCGCCGTTTCGCCCCCGCCAAGATCAACCTCGGCCTGAGCGTGCTGGGGCTGCTGCCGGGCGGTTACCACGCCCTGCATACGCTGATGGTGCCGCTGGACGTGGGCGACGAACTGGAAGTCTCGCCCGCCGACACCCTGAGCCTGCGGGTGCAGGGCGCAGACCTCCCCACCGATGCCGGAAATCTGGTGTACCGGGCGGCGCGGGCGTATCTGGATGCGGCGGGCGAGGGGGCGGGGGCCGACATCGTGCTGCACAAGCGGCTGCCGCTGGCGTCGGGGCTGGGCGGCGGCAGCAGCGACGCGGCCAGTACGCTGCTGGCCCTGGCCGAGCTGTACCCGGCAGCCGTAGACCTGCACGCGCTGGCAACGGCGCTGGGAGCCGATGTACCCTTCTTTCTGCACAGCGGCCCGGCACTGGCCGAAGGCATCGGAGAACGCCTGACGCCCATGACGCTGCCGCCCCTCCATCTGGTGCTGATAAACCCCGGAACCGCTGTGAGTGCCGCCGACGCTTACCGCTGGCTGGATGAAACGCAGCAGTTCACGCCGCCGCTGGACGTGCCGGGGATTGGGACAGCGCTGGCAACCGGGCAGCCTCTCCCCTACTTCAATGCGCTGCAGGCGGGCGTGGCAGCGCGGCACCCCGAGATTGGCGCGGCGCTGGCAGCCCTGAGTGCCGCCGGGCTGCATTCCCCCCTGATGAGTGGTTCGGGCAGCACCTGTTTCGCGCTGGCGCATACGCGGGCGCAGGCACAGGAAACCGCCGCCGAATTACAGAACAGCCACCCGGATTCCTGGATTCGGGCGGCTGGAATGCTCTAG
- the ispD gene encoding 2-C-methyl-D-erythritol 4-phosphate cytidylyltransferase, which yields MKIAALIPAAGAGTRLGRGPKAFVEVAGRTLLARSIAALAPHVDEVVVALPAGMALPPGLPARSIEGGNTRQSSVLRLLQATDAELVLIHDAARPFLSAAVTRAVLEAMQAFGAATVALPVADTLLRAAEEEDGGPSWGERVERSGLWAVQTPQAGRREWLLAAHLKAQQAGFEATDDAGLLHWAGHPVRLVPGEASLLKVTAPGDLLLAQALAAMWDASPDL from the coding sequence TTGAAGATAGCGGCCCTCATTCCGGCGGCGGGGGCGGGCACCCGGCTGGGGCGCGGCCCGAAGGCGTTCGTGGAAGTGGCGGGGCGTACGTTGCTGGCGCGGTCGATCGCGGCGCTGGCTCCACATGTGGATGAGGTGGTGGTGGCGCTTCCGGCGGGAATGGCCCTGCCGCCAGGACTGCCAGCGCGGTCTATCGAGGGCGGGAACACCCGGCAATCAAGCGTGCTGCGGCTGCTTCAGGCCACCGACGCCGAGCTGGTGCTGATTCACGACGCGGCCCGCCCCTTTCTGAGCGCGGCGGTCACGAGGGCCGTGCTGGAAGCGATGCAGGCCTTCGGCGCGGCGACGGTGGCGCTTCCGGTGGCCGATACGCTGCTGCGTGCCGCTGAAGAAGAGGACGGTGGCCCGAGCTGGGGCGAACGGGTGGAGCGCAGCGGGCTGTGGGCCGTGCAGACACCGCAGGCAGGCCGCCGCGAATGGCTGCTGGCTGCCCACCTGAAGGCGCAGCAGGCAGGCTTCGAGGCCACCGACGACGCCGGACTGCTGCACTGGGCGGGCCATCCGGTGCGGCTGGTGCCGGGCGAGGCCAGTCTGCTGAAGGTCACGGCCCCCGGCGATCTGCTGCTGGCACAGGCGCTGGCAGCCATGTGGGACGCGTCGCCCGACCTCTGA
- a CDS encoding response regulator: protein MTALSSNPTPIEILLVDDSEPDIVLTREAFAEAGILNRLHVVHDGVEAMSFLRREDGYASCPRPDVILLDINMPRKGGLEVLEELKADPELASIPVVVMTTSQSEQDVLRSYQSHASSYVVKPIEFDRFYSAIHALGAYMLTIVRLPPRT, encoded by the coding sequence ATGACTGCCCTCTCTTCCAATCCAACCCCGATAGAAATTCTGCTCGTGGACGACAGCGAGCCAGATATCGTCCTGACCCGAGAAGCCTTTGCCGAGGCAGGCATTCTCAATCGCCTGCATGTCGTTCACGACGGGGTAGAGGCCATGAGCTTTCTGCGCCGTGAGGACGGGTATGCCAGTTGCCCGCGCCCGGACGTGATTCTGCTCGACATCAACATGCCGCGCAAAGGTGGGCTGGAAGTGCTGGAAGAACTCAAGGCCGATCCAGAGCTGGCGAGTATTCCAGTCGTCGTGATGACCACCTCGCAGTCTGAGCAGGACGTTCTTCGCAGCTACCAGAGCCACGCGAGCAGCTACGTGGTCAAACCCATCGAGTTCGACCGCTTCTACAGCGCCATTCACGCACTCGGCGCATACATGCTGACGATTGTGCGGCTGCCCCCCAGGACGTAG
- a CDS encoding [LysW]-aminoadipate kinase: MVIVKVGGSAGIDYDAVCADIAALWKAGQRLILVHGGSGETNRVAEALGHPPKFVTSPSGYTSRFTDRQTLEIFEMVYCGKVNKGIVERLQRLGVNAVGLSGLDGRIFEGRHKDSVRAVENGKVKVLRGDHTGTVEKVNTELIELLLNAGYLPVLTPPAASYEGVAINVDGDRAAAALAVALKADALLLLSNVPGLLRNFPDESSLIASIPANDVESYLEFAQDRMKKKVLGAAEAVQGGVRRVVFGDARAGLPVSAALGGAGTVVS, encoded by the coding sequence ATGGTTATCGTCAAGGTGGGCGGCAGCGCCGGAATCGACTACGACGCGGTATGCGCCGATATCGCCGCCCTGTGGAAGGCCGGACAGCGCCTGATTCTGGTACACGGCGGCAGCGGCGAAACGAACCGGGTGGCCGAAGCGCTCGGCCATCCACCAAAATTCGTGACCAGTCCGAGCGGGTACACCAGCCGTTTCACCGACCGTCAGACGCTGGAAATCTTTGAGATGGTGTACTGCGGCAAGGTGAATAAAGGCATCGTGGAGCGGTTGCAGCGCCTGGGCGTGAACGCGGTGGGCCTGAGCGGGCTGGACGGGCGCATCTTCGAGGGGCGGCACAAAGACAGCGTGCGGGCGGTGGAAAACGGCAAGGTCAAGGTGCTGCGCGGCGACCACACCGGCACCGTCGAAAAGGTGAACACCGAGCTGATCGAGCTGCTGCTGAACGCGGGCTATCTGCCAGTTCTTACGCCGCCTGCCGCCAGTTATGAGGGCGTGGCAATCAACGTGGACGGCGACCGCGCCGCCGCCGCGCTGGCTGTCGCGCTGAAGGCCGACGCGCTGCTGCTGCTGAGTAATGTGCCGGGGCTGCTCAGGAACTTCCCCGATGAATCGAGCCTGATTGCCAGCATTCCAGCAAATGATGTGGAAAGCTATCTGGAATTCGCGCAGGACCGTATGAAGAAGAAGGTGCTGGGGGCGGCGGAAGCGGTGCAGGGCGGCGTGAGGCGGGTGGTGTTTGGGGATGCTCGGGCAGGGTTGCCGGTGAGTGCTGCGCTGGGGGGGGCTGGGACGGTGGTGAGCTAG
- the argC gene encoding N-acetyl-gamma-glutamyl-phosphate reductase, which yields MTASSGSTEQLSVAIVGASGYAGGEFLRLALSHPNLKVTQVTSERNAGSPVHFVHPNLRGLSTLKFRKMSDLEAADVVVLALPHNSAAKQIEKFEALGQVIIDLSADFRIKDPALYEKYYGEAHPAPHKLSEWVYGNPELHREELKGATRIACAGCFATSVILALYPLLKLGTVLPKDIIATGLVGSSAAGASATDASHHPERAGSLRVYKPVGHRHLAEAIQELPGNFPLHLTAISTPRIRGILTTAHAWVPDGYSERDVWGAYREVYGQEPFIRIVKVQKGIHRYPDPKLLDGTNFCDIGFEMDQETGRVVLMSAIDNLMKGTAGHAIQSLNIARGWDERTGLSFAGLHP from the coding sequence ATGACTGCTTCTTCTGGATCAACTGAACAACTTTCTGTCGCTATCGTGGGCGCGAGCGGCTATGCGGGCGGCGAATTTCTGCGGCTGGCACTGTCCCACCCCAACCTGAAGGTGACGCAGGTGACGAGTGAGCGCAATGCCGGAAGCCCGGTGCATTTCGTCCACCCCAACTTGCGCGGCCTCTCGACCCTCAAGTTCCGCAAGATGAGCGATCTGGAGGCCGCCGACGTGGTGGTACTGGCCCTGCCGCACAACTCGGCAGCCAAACAGATCGAGAAATTCGAGGCGCTCGGGCAGGTCATTATCGATCTGTCGGCAGACTTCCGCATCAAAGACCCGGCGCTGTACGAGAAGTATTACGGCGAGGCCCACCCCGCGCCGCACAAGCTGAGCGAGTGGGTGTACGGCAACCCCGAGCTGCACCGCGAGGAACTGAAGGGCGCGACCCGCATCGCCTGTGCGGGCTGCTTCGCCACCAGCGTGATTCTGGCGTTGTATCCGCTGCTGAAGCTGGGCACGGTGCTGCCCAAAGACATCATCGCCACCGGACTGGTCGGCAGCAGTGCGGCGGGCGCGAGTGCCACCGACGCCTCGCATCACCCCGAGCGGGCAGGCAGCCTGCGGGTCTACAAGCCGGTGGGCCACCGCCACCTGGCCGAGGCGATTCAGGAATTACCGGGCAATTTTCCGCTGCACCTGACCGCCATTTCCACGCCGCGTATCCGGGGCATTCTGACCACCGCACACGCCTGGGTGCCCGACGGCTACAGCGAGCGCGACGTATGGGGCGCTTACCGCGAGGTGTACGGACAGGAACCGTTTATCCGCATCGTCAAGGTGCAGAAAGGCATTCACCGTTATCCCGACCCCAAACTGCTCGACGGCACGAATTTCTGCGACATCGGCTTCGAGATGGATCAGGAAACAGGCCGCGTGGTGCTGATGTCGGCCATCGACAACCTGATGAAGGGGACGGCAGGACACGCCATCCAGAGCCTCAACATCGCACGCGGCTGGGACGAACGCACCGGCCTGAGTTTTGCTGGCCTGCACCCTTGA
- a CDS encoding class I SAM-dependent RNA methyltransferase, whose translation MPHTTELIIEKIVAGGLGLSRTDEGVVLVRGALPGERVRAEIRAGRGVQQGITREVLTPSPDRVDAPDLPTTDLAHASYPAQLRYKREFVQEALTRIAKLNHPVAPTVPSPRQWAYRNTAQYLVTPQGLAYRERRGHSAQSVAQDPLLMENVQTVSRLLDTSKLEGVLELSLRGSRLTGEVVATLIAPGEPRQYLKAADELMDCGVVGVSLAAPAGRRFSAGVHLIAGEPEISEQFGEVVCSVSASSFAQVNPEAAGLAYIRAARLAGRGPLAIDLYGGSGAIGRHLAPNFGKVVVLDTDFDALARGRHDVREAGTRNVSFRDGDAAQLAQASLQAGVVIVDPPRVGLSDMARDALHHSSALRVVYVSCDPATWARDVGDLVRRGWTLGEVTPHDFYPQTSHVEVVSVLERRELPTPAHE comes from the coding sequence ATGCCCCACACCACTGAACTCATCATAGAAAAAATCGTCGCGGGCGGCCTCGGCCTCTCGCGCACCGACGAGGGCGTGGTGCTGGTACGCGGCGCACTCCCCGGCGAACGAGTCCGCGCCGAAATTCGCGCCGGGCGGGGCGTGCAGCAGGGCATTACCCGCGAAGTGCTGACCCCCAGCCCCGACCGCGTAGACGCCCCCGACCTGCCCACCACCGATCTGGCGCACGCCAGCTACCCCGCTCAGCTGCGCTACAAGCGCGAGTTCGTGCAGGAGGCGCTGACCCGCATCGCCAAGCTGAATCATCCGGTTGCGCCCACCGTGCCCAGCCCGCGCCAATGGGCCTACCGCAACACCGCGCAGTATCTGGTCACGCCGCAGGGTCTGGCGTACCGCGAGCGGCGCGGACACTCGGCGCAGTCGGTGGCCCAGGACCCGCTGCTGATGGAAAACGTCCAGACCGTCAGCAGGCTGCTCGATACCTCCAAACTCGAAGGCGTGCTGGAACTGAGCCTGCGCGGCAGCCGCTTGACCGGTGAAGTGGTCGCCACCCTGATCGCGCCCGGCGAGCCGCGCCAGTACCTCAAGGCCGCCGACGAGCTGATGGACTGCGGCGTGGTGGGCGTGTCGCTCGCAGCTCCGGCAGGTCGCCGCTTCAGTGCGGGCGTGCATCTGATCGCCGGAGAGCCGGAAATTTCCGAGCAGTTTGGCGAGGTGGTGTGCAGCGTCAGTGCGTCGAGCTTCGCGCAGGTCAACCCGGAAGCGGCGGGGCTGGCGTACATCCGTGCGGCGCGGCTGGCGGGGCGCGGGCCGCTCGCCATCGATCTGTACGGCGGCAGCGGGGCCATCGGGCGGCATCTGGCCCCGAATTTCGGCAAGGTCGTGGTGCTCGATACCGATTTCGACGCGCTGGCACGGGGTCGCCACGATGTGCGCGAGGCTGGAACCCGCAACGTGAGTTTCCGCGACGGTGACGCCGCCCAGCTGGCTCAGGCGAGTTTGCAGGCGGGCGTGGTCATCGTCGATCCGCCGCGTGTGGGCCTGTCGGACATGGCGAGAGACGCCCTGCACCACAGCTCGGCGCTGCGGGTGGTGTACGTGAGCTGCGACCCGGCCACCTGGGCGCGGGACGTGGGCGACCTCGTGAGGCGCGGCTGGACGCTGGGCGAGGTGACGCCGCACGACTTCTATCCGCAGACCAGTCATGTGGAAGTGGTCAGCGTGCTGGAGCGCCGCGAGTTGCCGACCCCAGCCCACGAATAA
- a CDS encoding copper amine oxidase N-terminal domain-containing protein has protein sequence MLVASPFIFHRVVRRLRSGLLPLLGLLAVSSAGAVGSVQVQAAVDQNAAYRNGDALILVSPPRLIKGRTLLPMREMATVLGQTVLGDATQLQVGRLSVDPRRPLASLDGVAQPNDSVVVLNNVVYVSAKLLADALNANLSFSDDGRSLTITALPPGGNPLTPQARFSTDKLTYAPGERVVYTEYAFDPDGSDLTSRKWTGRQDVYFVPGTYTVSLQVTNARGLSSAPFSRTFTVTGQPIDTPLSYALKYATPGDTFSDAQVLTYPAINAQTLQTPSYPLIFSDSPEAPTQSGILYQDSLNGQARLLAYHVNALSGPARLYVVARNLESRPVEVRTTRQGETAPTRIEGLLGQVTLLEYFASSGSQSVTVQPGESVAIYASPTLSSGSGVNMMQDVMASGRVELTYAMLEASLPPTAQVLQQLPFLQPDGRHQRGTFQNAVRVIRANLTQLPARLVIGDGMVDPAVTGVDALTNQPQQLIGNYGVLYDIEVQGVGGTAVALSPRGGLYRGAMNIEDGPIIQVLKLPKVGATGTPDQPTLLWRPASNHISIDFVPASGSNLPISLVFYRSAAPGGVGGVINIKRYTP, from the coding sequence ATGCTGGTTGCTTCCCCTTTCATTTTTCATCGTGTGGTTCGTCGTTTGCGCTCTGGGCTTTTGCCGCTCCTGGGTCTGCTGGCCGTGTCGTCGGCGGGCGCAGTCGGCAGCGTGCAGGTTCAGGCCGCTGTCGACCAGAACGCCGCGTACCGCAACGGTGACGCCCTGATACTCGTCAGTCCTCCTCGCCTGATCAAGGGGCGCACGCTGTTACCGATGCGCGAAATGGCGACGGTGCTGGGCCAGACGGTGCTGGGCGACGCCACGCAGCTTCAGGTGGGCCGCCTGAGCGTCGATCCCCGCAGGCCGCTGGCCTCGCTCGACGGTGTGGCGCAGCCGAATGATTCGGTGGTGGTGCTGAACAACGTGGTGTACGTCAGCGCCAAGCTGCTGGCCGACGCCCTGAACGCCAATCTCAGTTTCTCGGACGACGGGCGCAGCCTGACCATCACGGCGCTGCCGCCCGGTGGCAATCCGCTGACGCCGCAGGCCAGATTCAGCACCGACAAGCTGACGTATGCGCCGGGCGAGCGGGTGGTGTACACCGAGTACGCCTTCGACCCGGACGGCTCCGACCTGACCAGCCGCAAGTGGACGGGCCGCCAGGACGTGTACTTCGTGCCCGGCACGTATACCGTGTCGCTTCAGGTGACCAATGCACGTGGCCTGAGCAGCGCGCCGTTCTCGCGCACCTTCACCGTAACCGGGCAGCCCATCGACACGCCGCTCAGCTACGCGCTCAAGTACGCCACGCCCGGCGACACCTTCAGCGACGCGCAGGTACTCACGTATCCGGCGATCAATGCCCAGACGCTTCAGACACCCAGCTACCCGCTGATCTTCAGCGACAGCCCCGAAGCCCCCACCCAGAGCGGCATTCTGTATCAGGATTCGCTGAACGGGCAGGCGCGGCTGCTGGCTTACCACGTCAACGCCCTGAGCGGCCCGGCGCGGCTGTACGTGGTGGCGCGGAATCTGGAAAGCCGCCCGGTCGAAGTTCGCACCACCCGCCAGGGTGAGACGGCCCCCACCCGCATCGAGGGTCTGCTCGGACAGGTGACGCTGCTGGAATACTTCGCGTCGAGCGGGTCGCAGAGCGTGACGGTGCAGCCGGGCGAGAGCGTGGCGATCTATGCCAGCCCCACCCTCAGCAGCGGCAGCGGCGTGAATATGATGCAGGACGTGATGGCGTCGGGGCGCGTCGAACTGACGTATGCCATGCTGGAAGCGAGCCTGCCGCCCACCGCCCAGGTCTTGCAGCAGCTTCCCTTTTTGCAACCCGACGGACGCCACCAGCGCGGCACCTTTCAGAACGCCGTGCGCGTGATCCGGGCCAACCTGACGCAGCTTCCGGCCCGGCTGGTCATCGGTGACGGCATGGTCGATCCGGCAGTGACGGGCGTAGACGCCCTGACCAATCAGCCGCAGCAGCTCATCGGAAATTACGGCGTGCTGTACGACATCGAGGTGCAGGGCGTGGGTGGGACAGCAGTGGCGCTCAGCCCACGCGGGGGCCTGTACCGGGGAGCGATGAACATCGAGGACGGGCCGATCATTCAGGTGCTGAAGCTGCCCAAAGTGGGAGCCACCGGCACGCCCGACCAGCCGACGCTGCTGTGGCGGCCCGCATCCAACCACATCAGCATCGACTTTGTTCCGGCCAGCGGCAGCAACCTGCCGATCAGCCTGGTGTTTTACCGCTCTGCCGCGCCGGGTGGCGTGGGCGGAGTGATCAATATCAAGCGCTACACGCCCTGA